From the genome of Phreatobacter cathodiphilus, one region includes:
- a CDS encoding Bug family tripartite tricarboxylate transporter substrate binding protein, translating to MDRRHFIAGAALAPLAARVAHAQSGPLRFVFPFAAGGAGDALTRIVADEVGRALNETAIVEARPGAGGQIGTQAVTNAPADGRTLLLTPIAPVVIHPIVFPQLPYDPFKDLAPVSLVTTFDFALAIHPDTPAKTLAELVAWLKQDPRRGTYGSPGVGNLPHFFGALLAEKIGVPLQHAPYRGSAPALTDLVAGQVPMVITTTSDVTELAKGGRIRILAVSGRERSPFLPDVPTFTEAGVPITGGAWYGLFTRAGSPPEMVARVSRAVMAAMRDPGVKEKVLRLSMVPTGSTPEELGRIQKEDNEAWAPAVKASGFKPS from the coding sequence ATGGATCGCAGGCATTTCATCGCGGGCGCCGCTCTGGCACCCCTCGCGGCCCGCGTGGCGCATGCCCAGTCCGGCCCGCTGCGCTTCGTCTTCCCCTTCGCCGCCGGCGGGGCAGGGGACGCCCTGACCCGCATCGTCGCCGACGAGGTGGGCCGCGCCCTGAACGAGACGGCCATCGTCGAGGCGCGCCCCGGCGCCGGCGGGCAGATCGGCACCCAGGCCGTCACCAACGCCCCGGCTGACGGCCGCACCCTGCTCCTCACCCCGATCGCCCCGGTGGTGATCCACCCGATCGTCTTCCCGCAACTGCCCTACGACCCCTTCAAGGATCTCGCGCCGGTCAGCCTCGTCACCACCTTCGACTTCGCCCTCGCCATCCATCCGGACACGCCGGCGAAGACCCTCGCCGAACTCGTCGCCTGGCTGAAGCAGGACCCGCGCCGCGGCACCTACGGCTCGCCCGGCGTCGGCAACCTGCCGCATTTCTTCGGCGCGCTCCTCGCCGAGAAGATCGGCGTGCCGCTGCAGCACGCGCCCTATCGCGGCTCGGCTCCCGCGCTGACCGACCTCGTCGCCGGCCAGGTGCCGATGGTCATCACCACCACCTCCGACGTCACGGAACTGGCGAAGGGCGGCCGCATCCGCATTCTCGCCGTCTCGGGCCGGGAGCGCTCGCCCTTCCTGCCCGACGTGCCGACCTTCACCGAGGCCGGCGTCCCCATCACAGGCGGCGCCTGGTACGGGCTCTTCACCCGTGCCGGTTCGCCGCCCGAGATGGTGGCGCGCGTCAGCCGCGCGGTCATGGCGGCGATGCGCGATCCCGGCGTCAAGGAGAAGGTGCTGCGGCTCTCCATGGTGCCGACGGGGTCGACGCCGGAGGAGCTCGGCCGCATCCAGAAAGAGGACAACGAGGCCTGGGCCCCGGCGGTGAAGGCCTCAGGCTTCAAGCCATCCTAG